In Cytophagales bacterium, the following are encoded in one genomic region:
- a CDS encoding High-affnity carbon uptake protein Hat/HatR gives MSEKDVHFDHNSGIVDIAELINPFPGLRPFGVEESHLFFGREGQSDEALVKLAENRFVGILGASGSGKSSFMFCGLIPTLHGGFMTDAGSNWRVVVARPGGGPIDNLAESLLVKDQEYNSLSEEDKLIRKTIIGTVLRSSSLGLIEVIKQLKDDKSQNVLVLIDQFEELFRFSKLESSTSDRDESSAFVNLLLEAVHQYDEQIYVAITMRSDFIGECAKYPDLTQMINDSHYLIPQMTRDQKRMAIEGPVAVGGGKIAPRLTQQLLNDVGDNPDQLPILQHALMRTWAYWVDDRKEEEPMDLRHYNAVGTLREALSQHANEAYDSLNKREKQIAEVMFKALTERGAENQGIRRPTKLGTIAAIAGVSEDEVERVVDRFREPGRSLLMPPYGVRLESDTVIDISHESLMRIWDRLKRWLDEESKASEMYVKLSEAAERFQEGKASLWQMPDLQLALNWREENRPTLVWGQRYNPAFERTMVFLETSEKAYIAEQRNKEVLQKRQVRRFRIAALVLGVMAMVSIFFVVLAQIQRGYAEDAQAEAEQLTLEAIEAEKEANLLKEQAQKSAADARIAQNDAEEAQAQAEEEKRKAEFQAEEARKAKELADEQRVKAEAAQQLAQENEALAKEQTLLAQQQEEKAKLEQEKAQRLRYQAIALSMSIKAQNIPDKELKALVAKQAYLYHQEYGDETKPYNGDIYAGVYSALQGVLDTRPDSIIANTTNKGDSILNQYHGHKPLMNEITGEEKAVAARSVAFANDGAHMYSAGGDGRLLKWDVASRTSEVLFTSDKVNRVVSISPNERWLALGTNNNEILIYNLQSKGEPRSVSGHQGAVYDVVFLPDNKGFISIGGDNRLIQSDFSTTKELATLDRKVKALALSSDGNTLVGGTEDGDLYKWDLTQVIDNQSVIFRDEDHKKPVLALAFSNGDSLLAIAGFNKSDNGYIQVWNMNEKRQEGPELTGFSAAVTDVKFSDDATLVAGASKDKTVRFWDRKNIYDLPTVLSDHNDWVWDMDFHPEGKSLVTASADGLLRYYQTYSDDMASELCNYVSRNLSDTEWRQYVGGDIEYVNTCEGKEKPVEGEGL, from the coding sequence ATGAGTGAGAAAGACGTACACTTTGATCATAACAGCGGTATCGTTGATATCGCGGAGTTGATCAATCCGTTTCCAGGACTCAGACCCTTTGGTGTCGAGGAAAGTCACTTATTTTTTGGTCGTGAAGGCCAGAGCGATGAAGCCCTGGTAAAGCTCGCGGAAAATCGCTTTGTTGGGATTCTCGGAGCGTCGGGTAGTGGTAAGTCATCTTTCATGTTTTGCGGATTGATTCCAACACTACATGGTGGATTCATGACTGATGCCGGGTCAAACTGGCGTGTCGTAGTTGCTCGCCCTGGTGGTGGGCCCATAGACAATTTGGCCGAGTCACTGTTGGTCAAAGATCAGGAATACAATTCCCTTTCGGAAGAAGACAAGCTGATCAGAAAAACGATTATAGGAACCGTACTAAGAAGTAGCTCTCTTGGTCTCATAGAGGTAATAAAGCAGTTAAAAGACGATAAATCACAGAATGTACTCGTCCTGATTGACCAGTTTGAGGAATTGTTCCGATTCAGTAAACTGGAATCATCTACTTCGGATCGTGATGAATCATCAGCATTCGTCAATCTATTATTGGAGGCAGTTCATCAATACGATGAGCAGATCTATGTTGCGATCACCATGCGATCGGACTTTATCGGGGAATGTGCGAAATATCCGGATCTGACACAAATGATTAATGATTCGCACTATTTGATCCCACAAATGACCCGCGATCAGAAGAGAATGGCGATTGAGGGTCCGGTTGCTGTAGGAGGGGGTAAGATTGCGCCACGCTTGACACAACAGCTGTTGAATGATGTGGGAGACAACCCTGACCAGTTACCGATTTTGCAGCACGCATTGATGCGTACCTGGGCATATTGGGTAGATGATCGAAAAGAAGAAGAACCGATGGACCTGCGGCATTACAATGCAGTAGGAACCCTGAGAGAAGCCTTATCGCAACATGCGAATGAAGCCTACGATTCCCTCAATAAGCGTGAAAAGCAGATTGCAGAAGTAATGTTCAAAGCACTTACAGAGAGAGGTGCTGAGAATCAAGGGATCAGACGTCCTACCAAGCTGGGGACCATCGCAGCAATTGCAGGAGTTTCAGAGGATGAAGTAGAAAGAGTAGTTGATCGATTCAGAGAGCCCGGAAGGTCCTTATTGATGCCTCCCTATGGCGTTCGATTAGAGTCTGATACGGTAATTGATATTTCTCACGAGAGTTTGATGCGTATCTGGGACCGATTAAAAAGGTGGCTGGATGAAGAGAGTAAAGCATCAGAGATGTATGTGAAGCTTTCTGAAGCGGCTGAAAGATTCCAGGAAGGTAAAGCGAGTCTATGGCAAATGCCTGATTTGCAACTAGCGCTGAACTGGAGAGAAGAGAACAGACCAACCCTGGTATGGGGTCAACGATATAATCCGGCATTTGAGCGAACCATGGTCTTTTTGGAAACTTCCGAAAAGGCATACATTGCTGAACAACGAAATAAGGAAGTACTTCAAAAACGACAGGTTAGGAGGTTCCGTATCGCTGCCCTTGTTCTTGGAGTCATGGCGATGGTGTCGATCTTCTTTGTGGTGTTAGCCCAGATCCAGAGAGGATATGCCGAAGATGCACAGGCGGAAGCAGAGCAACTTACCCTTGAAGCGATTGAAGCGGAAAAGGAAGCTAACCTTTTAAAGGAACAAGCTCAAAAATCCGCTGCCGACGCAAGAATTGCTCAAAATGATGCGGAGGAAGCCCAGGCGCAGGCGGAAGAAGAGAAAAGAAAGGCGGAATTCCAGGCCGAGGAAGCTCGAAAAGCCAAGGAGCTCGCTGATGAACAAAGAGTGAAGGCCGAAGCAGCTCAGCAATTAGCGCAAGAAAATGAGGCGCTGGCGAAAGAGCAGACTTTGCTGGCCCAACAACAGGAAGAAAAAGCTAAACTAGAGCAGGAAAAAGCTCAACGTCTTCGTTATCAGGCGATTGCCTTATCTATGTCTATTAAGGCGCAGAACATTCCGGACAAGGAATTGAAAGCTTTGGTAGCCAAACAGGCCTACTTGTATCATCAGGAGTACGGAGATGAAACGAAACCTTATAACGGTGATATTTATGCGGGTGTATACTCTGCTTTACAAGGGGTATTGGATACCCGGCCCGATAGCATCATTGCTAATACGACCAATAAAGGAGATTCTATCCTTAACCAATACCACGGTCATAAGCCGCTAATGAATGAAATTACAGGTGAGGAAAAGGCAGTGGCCGCCAGATCTGTTGCATTTGCTAATGATGGCGCTCACATGTATAGTGCAGGTGGAGATGGAAGATTATTGAAGTGGGATGTAGCATCCAGAACTTCAGAAGTGCTATTTACTTCTGATAAAGTAAACAGGGTTGTAAGCATCAGTCCTAACGAAAGATGGCTGGCACTGGGTACCAATAACAATGAGATTCTGATCTATAACTTACAGTCCAAAGGAGAGCCTCGTTCAGTCAGTGGTCATCAAGGTGCCGTTTACGATGTGGTTTTCTTACCTGACAATAAAGGTTTCATTTCTATTGGAGGAGATAATCGCTTGATCCAAAGTGATTTCTCTACTACTAAGGAATTAGCAACGCTTGATCGCAAAGTCAAAGCTTTGGCACTTTCTTCTGACGGGAATACACTTGTGGGAGGTACAGAGGATGGAGACCTCTACAAATGGGACCTTACTCAGGTGATCGACAACCAAAGTGTGATTTTTCGTGATGAAGATCATAAAAAGCCGGTTTTGGCACTGGCGTTCAGTAATGGCGATTCTCTGTTGGCCATCGCTGGATTCAACAAGTCAGACAATGGCTATATCCAGGTTTGGAACATGAACGAGAAAAGGCAAGAAGGGCCCGAGTTGACTGGGTTTAGTGCCGCAGTAACTGATGTCAAATTCAGTGATGATGCCACTTTAGTTGCCGGTGCGAGTAAAGATAAGACAGTGCGTTTCTGGGATAGAAAAAATATCTATGACCTTCCAACGGTACTTTCCGATCACAACGACTGGGTATGGGACATGGACTTCCATCCCGAAGGAAAGTCCCTGGTTACAGCCAGTGCCGATGGATTGTTACGGTACTACCAAACGTACTCCGACGACATGGCCAGTGAATTGTGTAACTACGTGAGCAGGAACTTGAGTGATACAGAGTGGAGACAATATGTTGGGGGTGATATCGAATATGTCAATACTTGCGAAGGAAAAGAGAAACCCGTAGAAGGCGAAGGCCTTTAA
- a CDS encoding DUF4062 domain-containing protein, with translation MNLDQEIILLYAEEDDQPIEGGLKGWVSNFHKFLDTLLSQIIKGDPQIKLVTEKDFSDSTISNTAVVIAVMTPNLAKASSLMVGLNNFAERNKKEDTLVLDGICRVFKVHKLPFEDDSYLPGLQEFIAFDFYMIDPMSGEAQEFRRFFGNDAERSYWMKLVDMAYDINQVLNAIKKPEAIAESKTLESFPRDKTVYLASTGVDMVIQRDVIKRELIRHGYRVLPNHTLPKESKVLEHRVKEDLAKCRLSIHLVGEDYGYRPKGSDLSVVDIQNRVASKHTYEMVEWNERQIEKELFSRLIWVSPELNNVSERQKIFIEDLKGDAAALEEAEVLQITLQELKSIVREELVTGGRFNTRRDVAGYQPAAEDDPSQIIYLITDKRDLKSSEPLENYLKDEGYRVVSPSFEGDLIDIRYIHQENLRRCDASIIYFGDATEEWIKTKLKDLLKAPGFGRNKPMKAKAVYFGGNKDVDLGIYKKNNALVLGNNGGFQPEDLLPFLDRLKN, from the coding sequence ATGAACTTAGACCAAGAAATAATTCTACTTTATGCCGAGGAAGACGACCAGCCCATCGAAGGTGGACTAAAAGGTTGGGTTTCGAACTTCCATAAGTTCTTGGATACCTTGTTGTCTCAGATCATCAAAGGTGATCCACAGATCAAGCTTGTCACAGAGAAGGACTTTTCGGATAGCACGATCTCGAATACGGCAGTAGTGATAGCGGTAATGACCCCCAACCTGGCCAAAGCTTCTTCTTTGATGGTTGGACTCAACAACTTTGCAGAACGAAATAAAAAAGAAGATACACTTGTGCTGGATGGCATATGCAGGGTATTCAAAGTGCATAAATTGCCTTTTGAGGATGACTCATATTTACCGGGGCTGCAAGAATTCATTGCTTTTGATTTTTACATGATCGATCCAATGAGTGGCGAAGCACAAGAGTTTCGACGGTTTTTTGGCAACGATGCAGAGAGAAGTTACTGGATGAAACTTGTCGATATGGCATACGACATCAACCAGGTGCTGAACGCGATCAAGAAACCAGAAGCAATCGCTGAATCAAAGACATTAGAATCATTTCCTAGAGATAAGACTGTATATCTAGCCAGTACAGGGGTAGATATGGTGATCCAAAGAGATGTGATCAAACGTGAGTTGATCCGTCATGGATACCGGGTACTTCCTAACCATACTTTACCAAAAGAATCCAAAGTGCTGGAACATCGGGTGAAGGAAGATCTTGCTAAATGCAGACTTTCCATACATTTGGTGGGAGAGGATTACGGATATCGTCCCAAAGGCTCCGATCTTTCGGTTGTTGACATCCAAAATCGAGTAGCCAGTAAGCACACTTACGAGATGGTGGAGTGGAATGAGCGACAAATCGAAAAAGAACTCTTCAGTCGCCTGATCTGGGTTTCTCCAGAGCTGAACAATGTTTCAGAGCGCCAAAAAATATTCATTGAAGACCTAAAAGGCGATGCTGCTGCTTTAGAAGAAGCAGAAGTTTTGCAAATCACTCTGCAAGAACTCAAGAGTATCGTGAGAGAGGAACTTGTGACAGGAGGCCGCTTCAATACCAGACGTGATGTGGCTGGTTATCAGCCTGCTGCGGAAGATGACCCGTCTCAGATTATTTACCTGATCACGGATAAACGTGACTTGAAAAGTAGTGAACCGCTTGAGAATTACTTGAAAGACGAGGGGTACCGTGTGGTATCTCCGAGTTTCGAAGGTGATTTGATCGACATTCGATACATCCATCAGGAAAACCTGAGAAGATGTGATGCCTCGATCATCTATTTCGGAGATGCGACAGAAGAATGGATCAAGACGAAGCTGAAAGATTTACTTAAGGCACCTGGGTTTGGAAGAAATAAGCCAATGAAGGCCAAAGCGGTCTATTTTGGAGGAAATAAAGATGTTGATTTAGGCATTTACAAGAAGAATAATGCATTGGTTTTAGGAAACAATGGCGGATTCCAGCCGGAAGATTTGTTACCGTTTTTAGACCGATTAAAGAATTAA
- a CDS encoding cyclic nucleotide-binding domain-containing protein encodes MFDAFLKFLGGEPGEEKQMWLLLGKGFFMGIFIATYQIGAETLFLQVMGETYLDIAFFTAGGLGILAAGLFVTLQRRINFSTLVVSNVFITFVFIAALRYSFEFLGYETGEKGEFSLLPFVLFIMIGPITAITLLGFWGVFGRIFDARQAKRIIGGIDTGQLTATIIAFFSIPLITRYVPFINETYDLLFVSAIAAFGILFFTIWIVRNYNLDNITKVKEGEKVEKVGFFALVKDNYLRLLSLFLIFSMGAAVFVQYTFYSATETMFPNEQELSDFLSFFSGTVMIMSFLIQSFVNDIIIGRFGLKVALITMPAILVLFTIGAIISGHIYEYDVKTEEFLLFFMFTVSAQAFTASLRDALESPAFKLFFLPIDVKIRFDIQTRIEGVVNQFATLAAGAAQLGLGLLAFFELIHFSYFIIALSGIIVFLASKLFNQYKITLKKTLEKQKEDLRGDIRHEHNAVNVLRDELKRKGEDRIYNALRLLEKIDPIEFEFALLDQLNSRHAKIRQFSYRKLTDHLCYGALGIIKSEAKTEGDETAEVLAKEAVQELQAAADFEITDVSIRKLVRSTDSKDRIKGAHLLAKLTEDKHIVYVLELLRDINVQVRAAAMATAGKLRRPEVWPVLIENLHLATYGNYSSSALTHAGEVAFHNIDTSFYKTGQYKSTMMRIIQILGRVGGRQATELLWKKIDFPDKKIVSEILRALSHVGFEGRDFQAARIKIILESAIGDMAWNIKTLQDVPAETELDQLIREAIIEENTINHDNIFMLLSMIYDPQNILLIKENIDAGTVESVTFGIEMLDLFCEEELKPKLFPVLDNLKDEEKLAKLQNNYPPEFFESYNDLLLQVINRDYNRISRYTKALSMLRVSQMTDASVGYDLVANLFNPDKLMLQTAAYVIYKLDQEAYHTNTRRLKPSIKKELDKAILPPVYLEEGERYHQNLLLIERVVLLKALPHFANVHGEVITLIADVMEEITVQAGTELIQVGDNGGTPLYIVRTGTVTISKAGEEDEVLEENSVFGEQLVSESESFDFSAVATTDCALLVLRKEELLDIMVQHLDLTESYLKVLNDEIEKDKEEFEEEMMMDII; translated from the coding sequence GTGTTTGATGCATTTCTAAAATTTCTCGGAGGAGAGCCTGGAGAGGAAAAGCAGATGTGGCTTTTGCTCGGTAAGGGATTTTTCATGGGTATTTTTATCGCCACCTATCAAATTGGTGCTGAAACCCTCTTTCTGCAGGTGATGGGCGAGACTTATCTAGATATTGCCTTTTTTACCGCTGGGGGATTAGGAATTCTTGCAGCAGGTTTGTTTGTGACGTTGCAGAGGCGGATCAATTTTTCAACATTGGTTGTTTCCAATGTATTCATCACATTCGTTTTTATCGCGGCATTGAGATACTCTTTTGAGTTTCTAGGATATGAAACCGGAGAAAAAGGTGAGTTTTCACTTTTGCCGTTTGTGCTGTTCATCATGATTGGACCAATCACGGCAATTACATTATTAGGATTCTGGGGTGTATTTGGTAGAATTTTTGATGCTCGCCAGGCCAAGAGGATTATTGGAGGTATCGATACTGGACAACTAACAGCAACCATTATTGCCTTTTTCTCTATTCCACTGATAACCAGATATGTACCCTTCATAAATGAAACATACGACCTATTGTTTGTTTCAGCAATTGCGGCATTTGGAATATTGTTTTTTACCATCTGGATTGTTAGAAATTACAACCTGGATAATATCACGAAAGTCAAAGAAGGAGAGAAGGTAGAGAAAGTGGGTTTCTTCGCTTTGGTGAAAGACAACTATTTGCGATTACTTTCTTTGTTTTTGATATTCTCGATGGGCGCTGCTGTATTCGTACAGTACACGTTCTACTCTGCGACGGAAACGATGTTTCCGAATGAGCAGGAGCTGTCTGATTTTTTATCCTTCTTTAGTGGAACAGTGATGATCATGAGTTTCCTGATCCAGAGTTTTGTGAACGACATCATAATTGGACGTTTCGGGCTTAAAGTAGCGCTGATCACCATGCCTGCTATCCTGGTTTTGTTTACGATTGGTGCAATTATATCAGGACATATTTATGAATATGACGTTAAAACAGAGGAATTTTTGTTGTTCTTCATGTTTACAGTGTCTGCTCAGGCTTTTACAGCGTCATTGAGGGATGCACTGGAAAGTCCGGCCTTCAAATTATTCTTCTTACCAATTGATGTTAAGATTCGGTTCGATATTCAAACTCGTATCGAGGGGGTCGTTAATCAGTTTGCAACGTTGGCAGCAGGTGCAGCACAACTTGGACTCGGATTATTGGCTTTTTTCGAGTTGATTCATTTTTCATATTTCATCATTGCTTTATCTGGCATTATCGTATTCTTGGCGAGTAAACTCTTCAATCAATATAAGATCACTCTGAAGAAAACGCTTGAGAAGCAGAAAGAAGACCTGAGAGGAGATATTCGTCACGAACATAATGCGGTCAATGTACTTAGAGATGAATTAAAGAGAAAAGGAGAGGATCGTATTTACAATGCCCTTCGATTGCTCGAAAAAATAGACCCGATAGAATTTGAATTTGCCTTATTGGATCAATTGAATTCCCGTCACGCTAAAATCCGACAATTCTCCTACAGGAAGCTGACAGATCACTTGTGTTATGGTGCTTTGGGGATCATCAAAAGTGAAGCCAAAACGGAAGGTGATGAAACGGCAGAAGTATTGGCAAAAGAAGCGGTGCAGGAACTTCAGGCTGCAGCTGATTTTGAGATTACAGATGTCAGTATCAGAAAGCTGGTTCGGTCTACCGATTCTAAAGACCGGATAAAAGGGGCGCATTTGCTCGCTAAGCTTACAGAGGATAAGCACATCGTGTATGTGCTTGAGTTACTGAGAGATATAAACGTTCAGGTGCGTGCAGCTGCGATGGCTACTGCTGGAAAATTAAGAAGACCTGAGGTATGGCCGGTGTTGATTGAAAACCTGCATCTGGCTACTTATGGAAACTATTCATCTTCCGCTTTGACGCACGCAGGAGAAGTTGCTTTCCATAACATTGACACTTCTTTCTATAAAACGGGACAGTATAAGAGTACGATGATGCGCATCATCCAGATACTCGGTAGAGTAGGAGGTCGTCAAGCGACTGAATTACTTTGGAAGAAAATCGATTTTCCAGATAAGAAAATCGTTTCTGAGATCCTTCGGGCTTTAAGTCATGTCGGCTTTGAAGGTAGGGATTTTCAGGCGGCAAGGATCAAGATCATTTTGGAGTCAGCCATAGGTGATATGGCCTGGAACATTAAGACATTGCAGGATGTGCCTGCGGAAACTGAATTAGATCAATTGATCCGGGAGGCAATCATTGAGGAAAACACCATCAATCATGACAACATCTTCATGTTGTTGAGTATGATTTATGACCCTCAAAATATCCTTTTGATTAAAGAAAATATCGATGCAGGAACGGTAGAATCGGTGACGTTTGGTATTGAGATGCTGGATTTGTTCTGCGAGGAAGAGTTGAAGCCAAAACTGTTCCCAGTTTTGGACAATCTGAAGGATGAAGAGAAATTGGCCAAACTGCAGAATAATTATCCACCGGAGTTTTTTGAATCATATAATGACTTACTACTTCAGGTAATCAATAGAGATTATAACCGGATTTCAAGATATACCAAAGCGCTTTCCATGTTGCGTGTAAGTCAGATGACGGATGCCTCGGTGGGGTATGATTTGGTAGCGAACCTATTCAATCCCGATAAGCTGATGCTTCAGACGGCTGCTTATGTGATATATAAGCTGGATCAGGAAGCCTATCATACGAATACAAGGCGTTTAAAACCTTCGATCAAGAAAGAATTGGATAAGGCAATATTGCCTCCTGTTTATCTGGAAGAAGGAGAGAGGTACCATCAAAATCTCTTGTTGATTGAGCGAGTTGTTCTGCTCAAAGCCCTACCTCATTTCGCGAATGTGCATGGGGAAGTGATCACATTGATTGCGGATGTCATGGAGGAGATCACGGTGCAGGCAGGCACAGAACTGATACAGGTTGGAGATAATGGAGGAACGCCTTTATACATCGTTAGAACTGGGACAGTCACGATTTCTAAAGCAGGTGAGGAAGATGAGGTGCTTGAAGAAAACAGTGTATTTGGAGAACAACTCGTCTCAGAATCAGAATCCTTCGATTTCAGTGCAGTAGCCACTACGGATTGTGCTTTGCTTGTATTGAGAAAAGAAGAATTGCTGGATATAATGGTTCAGCACCTGGACCTTACCGAATCGTATCTCAAGGTATTGAATGATGAAATAGAGAAAGACAAAGAAGAATTTGAAGAGGAAATGATGATGGATATTATTTAG
- a CDS encoding porin family protein yields the protein MNRVISFLVLFFLFLGHLQAQYWFGPKVGFQRTDHIYQAANYKTDSFFVDPDYNYQFGFVLTYAASDRYAVHTEINFERYSKDLRNRENITFATSKTNSGFLTVPLMLRWNFGKAPFLFYLNGGTKLSYWLYSNGVLENSFLQEAEDPTKEYSVIFGEDPTADQDKLVLERPNRLQYSLQAGGGVYFDLRNSARVMLDIRYSFGHSNMGFNGSQNFDFEEYVEDFEYRHNTLSISVGYMFEFNAYLQRQGRSTNRESNRKR from the coding sequence ATGAATAGGGTTATTTCCTTTTTGGTATTATTTTTTCTTTTTCTGGGGCATCTTCAGGCGCAATATTGGTTTGGGCCCAAGGTCGGCTTTCAGCGAACCGACCATATTTATCAGGCGGCCAATTATAAGACAGACTCCTTTTTTGTAGATCCTGACTACAATTATCAGTTTGGATTTGTGCTTACTTACGCCGCCAGTGATCGATATGCCGTACACACGGAGATCAATTTTGAGCGCTACAGCAAAGACCTCAGAAACCGAGAGAACATTACGTTCGCCACCAGCAAGACCAATTCCGGATTCTTGACCGTTCCATTGATGCTCAGGTGGAATTTCGGAAAAGCGCCATTCTTATTCTATCTTAACGGAGGAACTAAGCTGAGTTACTGGCTTTATAGTAATGGTGTGTTGGAAAATTCATTCTTACAGGAGGCAGAAGATCCAACTAAAGAATATTCGGTGATTTTCGGTGAGGATCCCACGGCAGATCAAGATAAGCTTGTGCTTGAGCGTCCCAATCGACTTCAATATTCATTACAAGCAGGAGGTGGGGTCTATTTTGATTTGAGGAATTCGGCAAGGGTCATGCTTGATATTAGGTATAGTTTTGGCCATTCCAATATGGGTTTCAATGGTTCTCAAAATTTTGATTTTGAAGAATATGTAGAAGATTTCGAATATCGACACAATACACTCTCGATCTCTGTAGGCTACATGTTTGAATTCAATGCGTATCTACAGCGTCAGGGTAGGAGCACTAACCGGGAAAGTAATCGTAAACGCTAG